DNA sequence from the Oryza brachyantha chromosome 5, ObraRS2, whole genome shotgun sequence genome:
CCAcgacattataattttatccaTGCACTAAActaatttctatttttcttaaatagtGCATCCAATTAAGAGATATATATTCTATGGGATGCTTTACTAATGGTATATATCCCATATATATGCCACTTTTCGTGGTCTAGTAGGTGAAAAGGTAGACCCAACCTCATGTTTTAGGACCTACTTGCTGGATCGTGAGATCAAATATACCTAAAACACATAGGAATTTTCACgcctaaaaaaacataataaattagGATGTAAAACTGACATCCACGAGGACAAATGACTCACCGCATGGGTCAATTAATGTAAAAagtcagaaaaaaataatatgtatgcATTTGTTTGTGTGTGAGTGGGTGTGGGGTGTGTGTGCGCCCCATTTATTGTTGTTCACAAGTGGATGGGTGCGTGTGTGCGTCctattttcatattatttatggTGTTTGTGCTAAGTAGGGTTTAGAATTTCTATATGCAGTTTTATATTCCGGGGAGGGGGGCAAAATTTTATGCTGGTAGGACACCCTGACAAACACTGGGTGTGACTCCATCGCACATACGAACCTGACCCTGGCCTTCTTCCTGGCCATCGGCTACAAGTTGTTCAACCTCTTGTCGAACACTTTCGGCGCGCCCCTCTTCTTTGGTGCGGCCTTCGCTGCCTCTTGTTGGCAGCACTACTTGTGCACATGCCCAGGAGTGTGCTCCTAGTTTACACACgcttaattaaataaacaaataccAGTAGCAAATCCTAGACTTACTAAATTCCTATTAAAATCTGACTGTATAATATCTAGGAAAACATAACTACACCAAATCGATAATCTAATATGCCGAGATTCGCTTCTAGCGTAGTTGGAAAAAATGTTCGCTGGTGAACGTTGCAGCCTGGGTTTGATTCCTGAACAACTCATCTCCCGCCTGGATTAAACGAAGGGTTGAAAATAATGTGGTTCCtcctagggatggcaacgggtcGGGTTTAATGTAGGTAGAGCAATTACTCGCTCGTCAACTTAATGACTATAGGTAGAATTTCTTACCTGTACCCGTAACCGcgggtaaaatttgatacccgTACCCGTCGGGTACCGGACGGTTATCGGGTACCCGTCGGGTCTACCATTTTACATGTCAAAAGCACATTAAAATAAGCATTCCAatatatacaacaaactaaatatattgtttataatataatattacatcacacatgaaaagttcaacaaatacaatATATTGCTCATAATACATAGGTCATATCAAAGTTTTTAGCAAAAAGAGAGTACAttacaaatattattacatgaataacataataagtttttagacAAAATACACTATATGGGCTACGTTCGAGTACCCGACGGGTTATCCGTGGGTGGAGAAAAATACCCGTACCCGTGTCGATTCGGGTTGGGTACGGGTACTACCTACGGATAAAAATTGTACCCGTACTCGTACCCGTCCCCGTCGGATTGGGTACCTAGCGGGTACCCGTGCCcgaattgccatccctagctCCTCCTTTTTTAATTCCATTGGATGACTAGCTCCTTCTAGCCATCCCAGCTTTATTGGTTTCAAAAGATAATCCACTATGTCGAATTCATCTCCTCGAAGTGCTTGAACATTCAACACGTGCCTTCGTGTCAGTCTCAACCTGATGTGCCGCTCATTCCATTGGTGCCCTTGTGGCCGGAGAACTCACTATTAAGACCTTGAGGTGGTGCTGAGCAGAATTCACCGGTAGTATCAGAAGCAAGCATTTCTTGGGTCCCATCCATTGCAGTATCGACACCCTGTTGGAGATGTTCTCCATCAAAGAGGCTGTTCATCAGCATGTCAATATCCAGATGATAATCCAGACCACCTAGTTCTGGCCAATCCAACATCACATTGCCGCAATACCTACCCATGTGCATATGTGTGTGGAACAGACATTTCTTAGGTCACAGATTTTGATTATTGATAGCTCTTGAGTTTGCTGCACTAGCCCCAAGGTTTTGATCACTGACAGAACTGAGGCCGGTTACCTGCCAAGCCATTCGGGGAGACGCTACGACACTTAGGCTGTGTTGTTTTACCACATTTATCGCACAGTTTTTCTCGGCTTTTGTATGTATGTTTTCTgaactattaattaataatatgttttatattaagttttttaaagttCATCATCCTActtttaaaagtatattttaactttgtagtggctaatttcatgatttatactattaaataactatcgcAATGCACTGGTTGTCTCATGTTTGATGGCAATGATGCACTAATAACCTGCAGTAGGTTTTCATTTGTAACATCTGTACACCATGAGAAGCTGAACTACAGTTACTTATCGCAATTCCTCTAGCTTGGCTTCTTCCAATTGCATAAACATTATGACAAGCCGATCGATGTAACCTCACTATGAAGGCTTATTTGTCCAATAGCTGATCTCTGATGTCTCTGATGGCTGGAAATGAAACTCTCAATTTCTTTAGGTCCCACCCCCACATAGTTGCTTAATTTGGGTAATAGTGGGACACTCGTTCGATGTGCCCATGTCATGAATAAGCCGACATAAAACCCCTCTCATCATTGTCACCTCACTTCTACGCCCCAAGTGAACATTGCGATACATTTAGGGTGTGCTTGGTTGGATGGATATGCCTGGATGAGAGATGACCGTCTAGGTTTTTGATGCTTTTGGTTCACAGGTGAAATTGGATAGGGTGACTCAGAAAGGGAATATTCTATGAAAATGTTGGATGGGTGTATCCGGCCAAATTGTCTGGATGAGTTCGTCCACCCTCACTAACAGTGATCATTAGTGATTATTTAGTGATAAGTAGCTtgttttgtcattaattagtaattactaaGTTTAagttagtgttaattaatgatggtagatatattttattgttaatttatactaattacgaaaagatctatgatgattagtttatattattatttattagtaattcaatatgcCTATCTCATCCATCCTCATCCatgcaaccaaacaaaaaattggatcatctcatccatccaaccaaacataaaactagATCACTGTatccttaaaaatataaatgaccaTATTTCATCCTACCTTATcaccaaccaaacgcaccctTACACATCGCATCATCGACCGTGCAAAATAAGCAAGAACATATTTTAGAGACTGGTCCTTAAACTAGTAGTGGTGTGTCATGTAGGTTTtcaaactctcaaaatacacATTTATGTCGAATAACTTGACAAAATGCGTTATTCTAGTCCTAAATCACCATAGCCCATGAACCTATGTGGTGCTGATGTGGCATTATTGCTGACTAGAAAATggtaataattttcttttccttttttaaccGACACATGTAACCCTTATATGTGCCGGTAATAAATGGACTTCACCAAATgattgaagaaaaaattggCACCTATGTGGGGTAGTAGGTGTCAGTTAACTGTTAATAACCAAAACCTACAAGTGTTATAGTTGTTGGTTATAAATGGACTTCAACGATCGATAGAACAAAAAATCATGCACCTTTGTGGGGTAAAAGGTCTCGGTTCCACTTTAAGCACTTATACTCCTTATAGGTGTCGATTGTGTAACGGATGCCTATTTCCTGAGTTATTGGTGCCTCTTGCTAGGTGTAGTTTGGAGTACTGGCACCTATTAGGGTTCCCACATGACTGGCACTCATAGGGGTTGTGTAGTAGTGTTGAAGTCATACATTAAGGCATGTGGACTTCAGTCATGACGATGTCGAAGTAATCTTTTGGATTTTGGTTGAGGTGTCCTCTTACACATCACGCAAAAGCtgtttctgccagaagctgccccaaacggtACACAACTTCTGAAAATCTATAGTTACATATtctgcaaaataaactaagaagcTCGAAGCTAGGTTTcagagcttttccagattctcagaagttggCTACCAAACAATTGCTTCTCAAAATCTAAAAGCTCCCCTAAACATGCCCTAAGACTCTCTTGAagcaaataagaaaaaaaggggGCAATTAATAAGAATTGCAATTAAGGGCTCCTATGGTACCAAAAGTTttgtaaacacatgaaaaaaacaacataataAAATGTTATGTGTAGGCAACTcttacataaaataaaaaaaagaaattattctTTAATTGTTTGTAGGCACATAACATACACATTCTAGTGGATCAATctgaaagagaaaaatgttatatatgtgtgtggtTAAAACCTAGCTACAGAATGATTCATGACAGAATAATAAGTGGACTTGGATAGATTAAAGAGAGAATGTATGGACAAAGACGTAACATATATTTCCTGTGGATGAGGTGTAGGAAAGAAATCTACTCCCTGAaagaaaaagttatatattttgggatggaagaAATATATTGTGATCATGTTCCTTTGTTCTAAATTATGTGAtagacatttttttctcttaattatTGTAATTCCCCAAAATCCTAGAAGAATCATTTAATAATGTTGCAAGTGATCAAATCCAGATTCAGGaagttctattatttttttaaaacatttttactctttaattttaaagctaAACCTTTCCTAAACTTACGTTTAAATCCAAACTTTTTGCAACGCCACGTATGTCCAAATAATACTGGTACGCCATGAGCAATTGGGTGGCAtggccaaaatttgaaaataacttTAGGgaatgtttagttttaaaactaaacataagaaagttcaaaaaaataaaataaaaagttcaGATACGGTCGACataaaaagttcaaaaaagaaaataaaataactttagGCGATAATCAAAGTCCTATATGGCGTAGATAAGAGCAGAGAAGACGATGACACAGTCACACACAAACGGTTTAtgcatgaatgaatgaattgaaaagaaaagtgTTATTGCATCAATTTGtgcatacataattaattcttTAATTAGTGAGATGCAGGCGGCACAATGGCAACCTATTGTATTAGTTGGCTTTACACATTATGTTTCTCCCATATTTTGTTGACCGCGATACAGTCTCACTTTAGTATCTTGGAAGACATTACGACACCAGATTGACAATCTAGTACGTCAGAGTTCGTCGCCTTTAAGTCTCAACCTGATGGACCGCTCATTCCATTAGTGCCCTCATGGCTAGGAAACTCACtattaagagttttttttctcatgcttGAGTAGGTACTACGAGGTACCActcttttctatgtaaaatttgataccttctagtatctaaggtaagaagagatatcaaattttacatagaaaacggTGGTACCTCTGGTTACCtactcaaggatgataaaattgctccacTATTAAGGCCTTGAGGTGGCACTAAGCAGAATTCACCAGTAGTATCGGTAGCAAGCATTTATTGGGTCCCATCCATTGCAGTATCTACACCCTGCTGGAGATGTTCTCCATCAAAAAGGCTGTTCATCATCAGCACATCATTATCCAGCTGATCATCCAGACCAGCTAGTTCCGCCCAATCCAACATCACATTGCTGCCATGCCCAAGTTCAGATGTGTGTGGACGAGACATTTCTTGGGTCGCAGGACTTTGATTATTGATAGCGCTTGAGTTTGCTGCACTACAAGTCCCAGGGTTTTGATCACTGATCACAACACCGAGGTTAGCTGCCAATCCATTAATGGTGGAGAAGCTTTGACTTGGTTGCACTGGCTGTCTCATGGTTGATGGCAGTGATGCAGTAATAACCTGGAGGAGGTCCACATTTGTAACAGCTACACCATAAGAAGCTGAAATATCATTACCCAGTGCACTTCCTCTACCTTGGCTGCTACCATTTGCATGAACGTTTTGACCAGCTGGGTTAGCCTCACTACAAAGGCTTGCCTGTCTAACAGCAGATCCATAACCAATTGCAATTCCCTGAGATATGAAATTGTCCATTTCTTTGGGTGCCACTCCCACAAAGTTGGTTTGGGTAGTAGTGAGACGACTATTTGATGTGGCCATGGGATGAACAGGCAGACCGTAAAACATCCCAGCAAAAGGTCCTTCTGTTGTGACTGAGCTTCTCTTCCAAGAGCTAATATTTCTATCCTGGCGACCAGTGTAGTTACTCATCAGTAGGCTGTGCATTGAGCGGCTTGCTTCCGGTAGGTTATTATTCTTGTTCTCTAACCAACCTTTGAATTTCTGGAACATCAAACATGTGAAGATTGCAAATTAGTACGGTATGGCAAAATCAATATATAGACAAAACTGAATACGTTTTTGTTTCGAATTCCGCCCAAAATAATGATTTATTGATATGAAATAAATGAAAGAATGTTAACACACATAATATACATATGTCATGTTTGAAAGGTGCCAGGAAATATTGGCTTATATTAGTCAGAAATCACACGGACCTGCAGATGGCTTGAGACTTGTGCTTTTGTTACAAATATACCTTCAAGCTCCATCAATTCCTGTATCCTCTTTGGGCCTGCATAAGGAAGTCCGTATATGTCAGATGCAGAAAATCTTAGAGATATGATCcctataatatatttggattatattattagtttcctaatatgaCTCCTAGTCTTTTTCCTTTATTAGGAGTCATAGAGTTTCCTAATAAAACTAGCTTGTAGTCTTTTCCTATTAGAACTATTAGATTTTCCTTTTATATATCTCTTGCTAGCTAAACGGGAAGAGTGCGACGGCCTATTGTACTCTCCTGCATTGTAATTATCTCCTCATAGTAGTTATTGTCGGTTGGCgtccatagttttttttcgcAAGGGTTTTCACATTAAATCAGTGTCTTGGTTATGATTGTCTATTTTTCTAACAGAAAATATCTAAAGATCGGAGTCCATGATCATGTGTACTTATAGATTTAACCAGTACGCTCTTGCtacatacatatttacaaGATGAATAGAAATTTGTCAGATATAGACGAGGAAAGTTATGAAGTAATTTGCCTTAAAAAATTCCCAATAAATACAAGCCTTCAAGGTTGTGAAGAGGAACATCGTAAAATATCACAAATCATAAATAAGTTTTCCCTAGTGGCGTTTAGAATTACAATATAAAGCATTACTGGCAATTCTACCTCAGGAGATGCTTCTAAAATTATTCCACCAGGTTGATATTAGGTGTGCTGTGACGTGGTATATGTGCCGATATGTAGTTAATTAGTTATATATGTCCTTATTTATTGTCACTGTATGCATTCTAAGAGCATGCCCAAAAGCTTATCCACTCAAATCATTCCCATTTAGAGTAAAGATATAGAGAAACTTTAAGTTTGGAATTTGATCTCTCTCTATGGATGATggctaaaaatagagaatttaCTAGATAAACTGCTAGACCACATTGTTTTACCATTGATCCTCTATTTTATAGATAGATtatgggatagatgagctgtttgACATGCTTGCTAACTACTATCGTATCAAGCAACATGCAGTTTGCATTATAGAGTTGGAGAAATTGTATTGGCCATCActtaaaaagttaatgataAATATACATGCTAGGTATAAGGCGTTTATTTCAGAAATGCATATATTACTAAGTAAAGAAGTTATAAATGATTCTCCAAGTCATAAGCttgattttgtttaattttatacaaaaactATGCAAATAAATATTGCATTTGCTATTTCTTAGTTTATCATCCACTGAAGAAATTCCCCCAAAATGCTACTCTATCTTTAACTGGACCAGTCCTGCTATTCGATGTAAATGCATGGTTGATTTCATGTTTGGACTGCATACTACTACGATATAAAGGCTTGGtgatcaaaaaattaaaacactGCGTAATCAAAATGATCTATCACTATCAGCACAAAATGATCTATCACTATCAGCAAAAAcgaatattatttttttaacttttttttaattcatgaaACGACGAAGTGTATATAACTGCTATAAATGTACAGTACAAGTGATAATTGACTACCGATTAAactaaacattatttttttactatataaattaaatattcagATTGATGCAAATGAGTACGAAGAATTAAAGTTGCAAGACAACAAATATGAATGCATTGATCATGTTATTTGATATAACTTTTCAAGGGATCTCATTCTAACCTTCGTATTCTTTCAGCTGGTAGAACGCTCTGACAAACGCTGAGTGCGACTCCGTCGTCCATACGAACCTGACCCTGGCCTTCTTCCCGGCCGTCTGCTCCAAGCTGTTCGAGCCCTTGTCGGACACTTCCGGCGCGCCCCTCTTCGTCGCTGCGGCCATCGCTGCCTCTTCTTGGCCATCGGCGCCGCGGCTGCTccctgccgtcgtcgtcgtcgtggccgccgccgccgacgcgtcTTGAACTTCACCCGACGCTGGTGCCAGAGGCTGCGGCAACGCCGCATCTCGAACGCCAGATTGTACCAGCTGCTCCGCCTCCTGAACGTCACAGTCTGGCGCCGAAACCGGAGGCTGCGGCGCGAACGCCGCCTGCACCGCCTCATGAACGTCCCGGCGCCCATTctctgccggcggcggcggcgaagccaTTGCCTCCTTTTGATGACTATCACCCCGCCTGCTCCCTGccaatggcgccgccgccgccgccagtcgtTCGCTCGAGAGCGATGAGGCCTGAGGGGCGAGGGAGCTGAGCCTCCGGCGCAGGACGTGCGTCCAGATGCTCCGAATCGCCTCCGACGTCATCGGCTTGACCATGTAGTCAACTGCGCCGTCCATCACCGCCCTAACCATCGTCACcacctcttcttcctcggaGAACACTGCGagacatacatacacacacatgaCACATGCGAAAAATCAGCCAGAAGAAAACATCGAAGAAAAGTAACATCACGAATTCGATAATCTATCGATCGTTCGATCATCAAGGAGCCGTGTGACAGTGCATGCGTGCTGTCAGACTTAACTGATGACGGGCAGGCGGCCATTGACACCGTGGAGGAGGTCGAACCCGTCCGTTCCATGCATGTGGACGTCGGTCATGATGATATCAAAGTAATCCTCTGGATTCCGTTCAAGCTCCTGCAGCGCCTCCCCAGCCGTCGTCTTGCCCGTCACTACAGATGTGGCAACACGTACACACACACAGAAAGAAAACGGAAAAAAAGTTAAGGAGAACTGCAGTTAAGGGCTCCTGTAGTACGGATGATTATAATTCGGAGCACAAAAGATTAggaaaacaacatatttgattattatCTGTACAGGCAAATCTTACAGAAATTcaaaatgcaaaatatatttaaaatacactgtttttgaattgtttataggaatatatatataaccgtgtaaattttatgaatCAAGTTGAAACAGAAGGCAGAAGGGGGGAAATATGCAAGCGAAAATTAATACaacaaaaggggaaaaaaacaagaat
Encoded proteins:
- the LOC107304192 gene encoding two-component response regulator ORR27-like → MAAESVVVAAVVPPGCKLPAAGFLGRLHVLVVDDAAVHLEELKLTLLLSGYAVTGKTTAGEALQELERNPEDYFDIIMTDVHMHGTDGFDLLHGVNGRLPVIMFSEEEEVVTMVRAVMDGAVDYMVKPMTSEAIRSIWTHVLRRRLSSLAPQASSLSSERLAAAAAPLAGSRRGDSHQKEAMASPPPPAENGRRDVHEAVQAAFAPQPPVSAPDCDVQEAEQLVQSGVRDAALPQPLAPASGEVQDASAAAATTTTTAGSSRGADGQEEAAMAAATKRGAPEVSDKGSNSLEQTAGKKARVRFVWTTESHSAFVRAFYQLKEYEGPKRIQELMELEGIFVTKAQVSSHLQKFKGWLENKNNNLPEASRSMHSLLMSNYTGRQDRNISSWKRSSVTTEGPFAGMFYGLPVHPMATSNSRLTTTQTNFVGVAPKEMDNFISQGIAIGYGSAVRQASLCSEANPAGQNVHANGSSQGRGSALGNDISASYGVAVTNVDLLQVITASLPSTMRQPVQPSQSFSTINGLAANLGVVISDQNPGTCSAANSSAINNQSPATQEMSRPHTSELGHGSNVMLDWAELAGLDDQLDNDVLMNSLFDGEHLQQGVDTAMDGTQEMLASDTTGEFCSAPPQGLNSEFSGHKGTNGMSGTSG